Within Microterricola gilva, the genomic segment AGGTGCGGGAGTTGGTGGAGCGTATGCTGCAGAGCTCCGGCCGCCGCGTCGACCTCAGTTCGCCCTTCGTCGACGCCTCGCTGCCGGACGGGTCCCGGCTCCACGTCGTCATCCCGGACGTGACGGCGCGTTTCTGGTCGGTGAACATCCGCAAGTTCAGCCGCCGCATCCGCGAGCTGCACCAGCTCGTCGCCGCCGAGTCGCTGAGCAGGCAGGCCGCCGAGTTCCTCCGGATGTGCGTGCTGGCCGGGCAGAACATCCTCGTATCCGGCGCGACGCAGGCCGGCAAGACGACCATGCTGAACGCGCTGCTCTCGGCCGCGCGCATCCGCGAACGCATTGTGACCGTTGAGGAGACCTTCGAGCTGGATCTGCGCGCCAGGGATGTCGTCGCGATGCAGTGCCGCCAGCCGAGCCTGGAGGGCACGGGCGAGATCACGCTCCGCCGGCTTATCAAGGAATCCCTGCGGATGCGACCGGACCGACTCGTGGTCGGCGAGGTGCGCGAGGCGGAGAGCCTCGACCTCCTCATCGCGCTGAACAGCGGGGTGCCCGGCGCCTGCTCGATCCACTCCAATTCCGCGCGGGACGCGCTGGTCAAGCTCAGCACGCTGCCGCTGCTCGCCGGGCGGAACATCGACTCGTCCTTCGTGCTGCCGACCGTGGCCGG encodes:
- a CDS encoding CpaF family protein, whose amino-acid sequence is MSDAVRMITEQVRLRVRADSVDLSSDAALAESYVRDELQRYSERALGNALPLIHDEEQAAREAVASLTGFGPLQPFLDDPSIEEVWINSPTRVFVARSGVAELTTTVLSEREVRELVERMLQSSGRRVDLSSPFVDASLPDGSRLHVVIPDVTARFWSVNIRKFSRRIRELHQLVAAESLSRQAAEFLRMCVLAGQNILVSGATQAGKTTMLNALLSAARIRERIVTVEETFELDLRARDVVAMQCRQPSLEGTGEITLRRLIKESLRMRPDRLVVGEVREAESLDLLIALNSGVPGACSIHSNSARDALVKLSTLPLLAGRNIDSSFVLPTVAGCIDIVVHCELDRNGARRVAEILAVTGRVVDEQIEAETLFGRRNGELTALGAAPHKMEKFDAAGLDPMLLLGAGEAA